The window AAGAATTCAATAGTGAAAATGTTTCTCAAATAATATTTTATCATGCGTGTAATGTTCTAATGGATATGAGTTCTATAACTTGTGAATCAGTTCATATTTTGTCAAAGAGTGTGTATTCAAATTTAAATAGTGAACATATTCCTGATACTCTCTTTAACTGATCTTGATGTTGACTTAATATTAATATAAACGATAAAATTGGGAACTTTTTCTAATAAAGGATTCCAATGATATGTAAGTAAGTTATTTGAGTGGGAAAGATTCAGATTTTCCATTTACTAAAAAATTTAATTAAGAGTGGATTAATGATGTTGATTAAAATTCCAAATAAATTGGAGGAATTTCACAGGAATTTAACAAAACTTAATTCATTAGATTATGATCATCAAACAATAGCTAAATAGCAAGCCATATGAAGTTTAGAATAGTTATAATAAAATAACTATTCTCTCTTCTATTTATCTTTTTAAGATTAGAATACATGAGTTTTTTGTAGTCTACGAATTGAATTTATATATCTAATTATTACTTAATTTAAGAATTGAATTTATTTCAAGTTTATTTTTTTATTTAAATGAAAAAATAATGTAAAATAAAATGTGATACTATGGTTGTAAAAATCGCAATAATTAAAAGTGGAAATATCGGTACATCACCGGTTATTGACCTATTGTTAGACGAAAGAGCAGACAGACCAAATATCGATGTAAGAACCTTTGGATCTGGAGCTAAAATGAATCCGGAACAAATAGAAGACGTTGTACCTAAAATAGATGCTTTCGAACCTGATTTCGCAATCTTCATTAGCCCAAACCCAGGAGCACCTGGACCAGCTAAAGCAAGAGAACTCTTATCTGAAAAAGACATTCCTGCTATTATTGTTGGTGACGCACCTGGTAAAGGTAAAAAAGATGAAATGGATGAACAAGGTCTCGGTTACATCATTGTCATGTCCGACCCAATGATTGGTGCAAAAAGAGAATGGTTAGACCCAACTGAAATGGCTATCTTCAACTCTGACATCTTAAAAGTACTCGCAGAAACCGGAGCATTAAGATTAGTCCAGAAAACCATTGATGCTGTAATCGCTCAAGCTGATGCAGGTGAAGCAATCGAATTACCTAAACTCATTGTTACCGCTGAAAAAGCTGCAGAAGCTGGTGGATTTGCAAACCCATACGCAAAAGCAAAAGCTATCGCTGCATATGAAATGGCTGGATCCGTTGCTAACTTAGACATGAAAGGTTGTTTCATGACTAAAGGTTTTGAAAACTTCATCCCGTTAGTAGCTGCTGCTCATGAAATTGCTGCATGCGCTGCTAAATTAGCACAAGAAGCAAGAGAAATCGAAAAAGCAAACGACACAGTTTTAAGAACCCCTCACATGAAAGAAGGAAACTCAGGTTGTAAAACAGATTTAATTAGTAAACCGCAATAAGGTTTCCTATTTTCTTAAATTTTTTAGGAGGATAGTATGAAAATATATGATGATATTCTGGATTTGTATGGTCCTGATGGAAAAATCCTTGAGGAATCCGTACCATTGGAATCCATTAGCCCACTTAAGAATTCTGCTATACAGGAAATGATTTATGACATTAAAAGGTCCTGTGCAGTCAATTTGGCAGGTATTGAAAATGGTTTAAAGAATGCGGCAATGGGTGGAAAAGCGACATATATTCCAGGAAGAGAATTGGATTATGAAATTGTTGAGAATGCAGATGTAATCGCTGATAAAATCAAGAAAATTCTTCGTGTTAATGAGGATGATGATACAACTGTTGAACTAATCAACGATGGCCAACAATTGTTGGTTCAATTGCCTTTTGAACGTTTAAATGTTGCTGCAGATTATTCTGTTTCAACAATGCAGACTGGTGCTGCAACCATTCAGGCAATTATTGACAGCTTTGAAGTTAACATGTTCGATGCATCAACAATCAAAACTGCAGTAATGGGAGCATATCCGAGAACTGTCGATCTTTCAGGTGCTAATATCAGTGCTCTTTTAGGGCCTCCTGTATTGTTGGAAGGATTGGGATATGGTTTAAGAAATGTCATGGCAAACCATGTAGTTGCCATTACCAATAAGCAAACTTTAAATGCAGCTGCATTGTCTTCAATCATGGAACAGACTGCAATGATTGAAACTGGTGATGCTTCTGGTGCATTTGAAAGAATGCATTTATTGACATTGGCGTATCAAGGTTTAAATGCAAATAATTTAGTGTTTGACATCGTTAAAGAAAATGGTAATGGAACTGTTGGAACAGTTATCCAATCATTGGTTGGAAGAGCGATTGAAGACAATGTTATCAGAGTTGCTAAAAAAATGCCATCAGGATATAATATGTATGAGCCTGTGGATTGGGCATTATGGAATGCATATGCTGCTGCAGGATTGCTTGCTGCAGTCATTGTTAATGTAGGTGCTGCAAGAGCCGCTCAGGGCGTAGCTTCAACAGTATTGTATTATAATGACATGCTGGAATATGAGACAGGCCTTCCTGGTGTAGATTACGGTAGAACTGAGGGCGTAGGTGTAGGATTTAGTTTCTTCTCCCATTCCATTTATGGTGGTGGGGGACCGGGTACATTCCACGGAAACCACGTAGTGACAAGACATGCAAAAGGAACTGCAATTCCTTGTGCATCAGCTGCAATGTGTCTGGATGCAGGAACTCAGATGTTTTCAGTTAAAAGAACATCTGCATTAATTGGAATTGTGTATGGTACTATTGATAACCTTAGAAACCCTATTCCAAATGTGGCCAAGGTTGCAGGAGAAATTAAAGATAAAATTTAAGGTGTTTTTCATGGATGAATCAAAACAAGTAAATGTAATTGATATTAAGATTATTCCAAACAGATTTTTAAAGCCAGACACCTGTGAAAAAATTCTAAATGAGATTTATGAATTGGAAGGAAACATGAGAGTATTGATACATGGCCCTTCTCTTCCCAAAAAAGTATTTTATGGTCCTGGCAAAGGCCATGAAGTAAATCATACAGACAGAAAAACAATTCAAGTTAAAGGAAATGATGTGGATTTAAGAGTCATGGTTGGAGATATTATCATCACGGCAGATATTTCCAAATTCAATGAGTTCATGGATAAATTGCAGGTTATTTTAGACGAAAACATGCCATGTGATGTTACAGTTTTGGTTGGAAGATTCACTCGAACTAAAAGCACAATTTCCGATTATTTAAAATATGGTGAAAGTTTTGAAAATCATATTGATAAACGTTACATTGGTTTAGTTGATTCTAGTGCACGAAGTTCTGAAACGGTAAAAGTTATAAAATAATTTTATGGTGAATTTATGACATATGAAGCACAATTTGGCCCTGGTGAAACAAAAATTGCTGAAAACAGAAGAAAGCATATGGATCCAGAGCATAAATTTAAAAAGATAAGGGAAGTCTCTGATGAGGGTATCGTAAAGATATTGGGTCATAGAAATCCTGGTGAAAGTTATAAAACAGTTCATCCACCATTGGCTGAAATGGAAGATGATGGGGATATTATTAAAAGTATTGTAGAACCTACTCCTGGTGCCGCAGAAGGTATTAGGGTCAGGTATATTCAATTTGCTGATTCAATGTACAATGCTCCGGCACAGCCTTATGATAGGGCAAGAACTTACATGTGGAGATACAGAGGGGTAGATACAGGTACATTGTCTGGAAGACAAGTAATAGAAATAAGAGAACAAGATTTAGAAAAAATTTCAAAAGAATTGATAGAAACAGATATTTTTGACCCTGCCCGATCAGGTATGAGGGGAGCGACAGTACATGGGCACTCATTAAGATTGGATGAAAATGGGTTAATGTTTGATGGACTTCAAAGATATGTCTTCAATGAAGATGATGGTCATGTTTACTATGCTAAAGATCAGGTCGGCCGTCCATTGGATGAGTTGGTAGATGTCGGTGTACCTTTGGATGAAGAATATCTAAAAGAAATCACAACCATTTACAGGGAAGATAATATTGGTATGAGACAAGATAAAGAAGCACTTGAGGTAGTTGAAAATATTCATGAAGCACGTACCAAAGGTGGATATGGTTTAGGAGTATTTTCTAAAGACTTAAAAAAGAAATTAGGTGAATGAGATGGCTTTGGAAGATAAAAAATTTTTAGAAGCTTTAAACAATAAGTTTAAAGGAGAAGACCAGGAAAGTGATCACACCAGTTTCTACTGCTTTGGTGGATGGAGGCAATCCGAAAGAAAAAGGGAATTCAATGATACTGCTGAAAAGCTGGCTAAAGAAAGAAACATGCCTTTCTATAATCCTGACATTGGAGTGCCGTTAGGTCAAAGGCAATTGATGGCATATAAAATCTCTGGTACTGAAGATTATGTTGAAGGGGATGATTTACACTTCTGTAACAATTCAGCTATCCAACAATTGGTGGATGACATTAAAAGAACCATTATTGTGGGAATGGACACAGCACATTCAGTATTGCAGGAAAGATTGGGTGTTGAAGTAACTCCAGAAACAATCAATGAGTATATGGAAAACATTAACCATGCGCTTCCTGGAGGAGCAGTAGTTCAAGAGCATATGGTGGAAGTGCATCCGGGTCTTGTAGATGATTGTTATGCTAAAATCTTCACAGGTAATGATGATTTGGCTGATGAATTGGATAAAAGGGTGTTGATTGATATCAACAAGGAGTTTCCAGAAGACCAGGCTGAAATGCTTAAAAAATATGTTGGAAATAAAACATATCAAGTAAGTAAAGTTCCTACACTTGTCGTAAGGGCATGTGATGGTGGTACAGTTTCAAGATGGTCTGCTATGCAAATCGGTATGAGTTTCATTAATGCATATAAATTATGTGCTGGGGAAGCAGCTATTGCGGACTTTTCATATGCTGCAAAACATGCTGACGTTATTGGTATGGCAGCATTCTTACCTGCAAGACGTGCAAGAGGCCCTAATGAACCTGGTGGTGTAGCATTTGGTACATTGGCAGATATTGTTCAAACTTCAAGAATTTCCGATGACCCCGCTGAGATAACATTGGAAGTAATTGCTGCGGGAGCTGCATTATACGACCAGGTATGGCTAGGTTCATATATGTCTGGAGGAGTAGGATTTACCCAATATGCTAGTGCAACATACACTGATGATATTTTGGATGACTTTATCTATTATGGTATGGACTATGTAGAAGACAACTATGGAATGTGCCAAGCGGAGTTAAGTATGGATACAGTACGTGACATTTCTACTGAAGTAACACTTTATGGATTGGAACAATATGAATTGCCTACTCTTTTGGAAACACACTTTGGTGGTTCTCAAAGAGCTTCTGTGGTATCTGCAGCAGCAGGCTGTTCCGCAGCTTTCGCTACAGGAAATTCAAATGCTGGTGTTAATGGTTGGTATCTAAGTATGATTTTGCATAAGGAAGCTCATTCCAGACTTGGATTTTATGGTTATGACTTGCAGGATCAGGCTGGTGCGGCCAATTCTTTATCAGTTAGAAGTGATGAAGGTTTAATTCACGAATTAAGAGGACCTAATTATCCAAACTATGCGATGAACGTAGGTCACCAACCAGAATATGCAGGAATTGCCCAAGCGCCTCATGCTGCAAGAGGGGATGCATTCTGTACAAATCCTCTAATTAAAATTGCTTTCGCAGATAATAATAATACATTCGATTTCAAACATGTGAGAAAAGAAATCGCTAGAGGAGCTTTAAGGGAATTCATGCCATCTGGTGAAAGAGATATTATTATCCCATCAAGATAATTTTATCTCTTTTTATTTTTTTATTATGTATTATTTTTATATTTTCTCATGTGGATGTTAAGGTTGAAAACATATTATTTTGGAAGCTATTACATTTAATGAGAAAAATCGATTAATTAAATTAAAATTAAAAAATTACTTTTAATCTCTTTATTCTCTTTTTCAATTATTGTAACAATATTAATTTGATTCAAAATCGGAAATAAATAAGTATATGATTTTGAGTTTAATATTATGATGTATGAGCAAAAAGTACATTATATTTTGTATAGTATACGGGCAAAATCCCTTTTAAATGATTTTTAGACTTTATATTATTTGTTAGAGTTAAATAATTGTTTTTTCTTATTTTTACATAATTTTATTTGAATATTTATGCTCCTGCTCAAATTGGCAATGCCATTGTTTGCTATTTGATATTCAATTTTGATTCGCTGAACAATGTCGCTTCACCTGCTATTAGAACTTTATCATTTTTGATTTTACAGTATAATTGTCCACTTCGTTTGGAAGCCTGATATGCATGTATATTATTTTTGTTTAATTTTTCACTCTAGTATGGCACAATATGGCAATGCCCAGAACCGCATACTGGATCTTCAGGAATATTTAATTTTGGTCCGAATGATCTTGAAACGCAATCATATTCCTTTCCTTTTGCAGTAATATGAAGTAATAGTCCTTCTAATTTTTCTATTTTATCTAAATTTGGTTTAAAATCAATTACACTTTGGGGACTATCCAATACACATAACAAATCTCTTGCTTTAAAAATCTCATTTGGTTTTACTCCCAATGCATTGATGATTTCGTCAGTTATGTTCACTGATTTCAAATCATATGCTGGAAATTCCATTTCATATAATGTATCTCTTCTTTTAACAGATAATTGGATATTATCAATTGTTTTAAAATAAATTTCATCTGTGTTTTCATAAAAGTTTAGTATTACAAAGGCTGTTGCTAGTGTTGCATGTCCACAGAGGTCTACCTCACCTCCTGGCGTAAACCATCTGATTTCATATTGATTGGAGTTTTTAACTGCAAATGCAGTTTCAGATAGGTTGTTTTCAATGGCTATATTTAACATCACCTCTTCATTTATCCATTCATCAAGAATGCAGACTGCCGCAGGATTTCCTTTAAATATCTGATTGGTAAAAACATCAACAACATACTGTTTCATTTTCTACACCCAAATATATTTTTTTTCATTCAATATCCTTAATGTTTGTGTAACAGTAAATAATTTTAAAATTTATATAATTTGGGGGTTAATATTATGTCTTGAGTGAAAAACATTGAAAAAAAGATTTTTAAAATTGAATAAGGATAAATTTGTTAAACAAATTTTGACACATCCTCATTCAATATGCATATCTATTGGTTGACATTGCGTCGCCAAAACATCCTAAGATGTTATATGATATTATGAACGTCAAACTATATAAAAGTTTCATTCATTACTAATTTCCAAATTAAGGCAATATTCTATTCTAAAAACAATTTTATATTCTAAAAACAATCTTTATTTTTAAAAATAAGAAATTATAAATAATTTTAAAACAAAATATTCAATTCTAAAACACTAATACAATAATGCATATTAATGGTGTTTTTATGAATTGGAAAGAGAATTCAATTAAAAACACTCCAATCAAATTTGGAGGAATAGACATTCTTGCTGTTGAAAATATGGTGCTTGCTATCTCTTATTTGTTCCTAGCAAGTTACTACTTATTGTTGGCCATTAACTTGTTAATGTAAAACAATCTATGATGTCGAATTGGAAGCATAGTTGGATTTCATCCGAAATTTTCTAATTTGATAAACTGACAATTTAGATGATAATTAGCTTTAATATGTGTTTTATAGCTTCCTTTTTTACACATAGTTCAAAAAAGCATTATTTTTCCACTTTAAAGGCACCAAAATATTATTGATAAGATTATATGGGTTGATATTAAACATATGATGTAAGAACTAACGTACATTATATTTTGTATAGTATACGGGCAAAATCCATTATACTCTATTTTTAAGGAATTATTTTAGATTTGCTGAAGATACGATACATTTAAAAAGATTTAATTCATGTTTATAATGATTTTATTTATTGTTTTTCAGTAAATGTTGTGACTTTGTGTCAAATCAGCGTTTTAGAATTATGAAAATAAACGCCATTAAAGCCCCGGCAATGATAAACCACTGAATGAATCTATTACCATAACTATGCATGAATGTGAAAAGTATGACGGCAGAGACAATAACTCCAGATAAAGAAATTATAGGTTTATCTAATTTTGTTATTAGAAAGATGCTGAGTGTAAATATAATTAAACCAATTATTCCACTTAGGACTATGAAATAATCATTAATCGAAATAAGTGAAAGTATAATCAATATTACACAAATTATCATGACTATTAATGCCATATTTAACAGTATTTTTCTTAAAGTCTTATTTTTTTTCGCTCCATCATCTTTGATTTTTGCATGCTCTTTTAAGGATTCGGTTTCATTATCAGAATTGAACGTTTTAACGACATCCTTATTTTTGTATTTTTCATCAAAATTCCTGAATAAATATCTTAAGAATGCATAAAATATAATCGCAGACAGCACCTCGGAAACAGTTACTCCAATAAGGACGCAGTGGCTGATGCCCTGCATATTCAATACATATATTACGCCGCATTGCACACAAAGTTTTATGAAAATGAAAAACAGTGAATACATACTTTTTCCAAAACCGTCCAACATTTTTGAAGAAACAATTGTAAATGGAAGTGAAATCATTATAACTGTCCCAAGAATTGCAATCCAAAGTATTTCTGTCTGCATTCCGGTAATGGAAAAAAGGCTAAATGCATAATCGCGCAAAATTATGAATGCAATCATCACTACAATTGTTGTTATAACACATATTTTAAGTGTGTATTTATACATTTCATATAATTCATCGAATTCATGTGCACCGAATAAATGCCCTGTAACACTCATTAATGCCCTACCATAACCCCTGACAGGTGAATTCAATAAGGTTTTAAGTTTATTTGATGCAGAATAAATTACCGGTCCGACAGGTCCCATTGTCGCTGTTAATATGCCATTAATAAATGATGATGTGAAAGTCCACAATCCCTCATCCAGGAAATTAGGAAAGGCGACCTTGCAAATTTCAATAAGTATATACGGGTGGAATTTAAAGTATTTTCTAGATAAAGGAATTTTTGTTCTTCCAAGCAGATACATTAACACGAAAACTATGAACGGAATTAATGAAGATAAAATAGTGGCATATGATGCTCCTTTAACTCCTAAATTCAAATTAAAAATAAAAATAGGATCCAATATTATATTTAAAATATTTGATGATATTATGAATATGGTTGGTATTCTTGAATTTCCTTCTGCCTGTAAAGTTTCAGAGAAAAAATTAACAAACATGAATATATATGCAAAAGTTAGAATTGGCATCAGATAATCCATAGCTAAAAGATATGAATCAGCAGGGTTTACACTATATAATATTTCCTGAGCAAATACACTGCAAAATAATATAAGAACCCATATTATATTGGTAATGATGATTCCATGAATCAATGTATTATATCCACTTTCATAATCGCCAAACCCAATATAACGGGATATCAGAGAATTAGTTCCCCGTCCAAGCGAATCGCCGAATGAAAATATA of the uncultured Methanobrevibacter sp. genome contains:
- a CDS encoding MATE family efflux transporter, with protein sequence MNEKIDLVSQPKKSFWKLSIPIIAFCIFDSIYGIVDMAWITQINIHASFAVGISIPFVSLIFSFGDSLGRGTNSLISRYIGFGDYESGYNTLIHGIIITNIIWVLILFCSVFAQEILYSVNPADSYLLAMDYLMPILTFAYIFMFVNFFSETLQAEGNSRIPTIFIISSNILNIILDPIFIFNLNLGVKGASYATILSSLIPFIVFVLMYLLGRTKIPLSRKYFKFHPYILIEICKVAFPNFLDEGLWTFTSSFINGILTATMGPVGPVIYSASNKLKTLLNSPVRGYGRALMSVTGHLFGAHEFDELYEMYKYTLKICVITTIVVMIAFIILRDYAFSLFSITGMQTEILWIAILGTVIMISLPFTIVSSKMLDGFGKSMYSLFFIFIKLCVQCGVIYVLNMQGISHCVLIGVTVSEVLSAIIFYAFLRYLFRNFDEKYKNKDVVKTFNSDNETESLKEHAKIKDDGAKKNKTLRKILLNMALIVMIICVILIILSLISINDYFIVLSGIIGLIIFTLSIFLITKLDKPIISLSGVIVSAVILFTFMHSYGNRFIQWFIIAGALMAFIFIILKR
- the mcrG gene encoding coenzyme-B sulfoethylthiotransferase subunit gamma, producing the protein MTYEAQFGPGETKIAENRRKHMDPEHKFKKIREVSDEGIVKILGHRNPGESYKTVHPPLAEMEDDGDIIKSIVEPTPGAAEGIRVRYIQFADSMYNAPAQPYDRARTYMWRYRGVDTGTLSGRQVIEIREQDLEKISKELIETDIFDPARSGMRGATVHGHSLRLDENGLMFDGLQRYVFNEDDGHVYYAKDQVGRPLDELVDVGVPLDEEYLKEITTIYREDNIGMRQDKEALEVVENIHEARTKGGYGLGVFSKDLKKKLGE
- the mcrB gene encoding coenzyme-B sulfoethylthiotransferase subunit beta translates to MKIYDDILDLYGPDGKILEESVPLESISPLKNSAIQEMIYDIKRSCAVNLAGIENGLKNAAMGGKATYIPGRELDYEIVENADVIADKIKKILRVNEDDDTTVELINDGQQLLVQLPFERLNVAADYSVSTMQTGAATIQAIIDSFEVNMFDASTIKTAVMGAYPRTVDLSGANISALLGPPVLLEGLGYGLRNVMANHVVAITNKQTLNAAALSSIMEQTAMIETGDASGAFERMHLLTLAYQGLNANNLVFDIVKENGNGTVGTVIQSLVGRAIEDNVIRVAKKMPSGYNMYEPVDWALWNAYAAAGLLAAVIVNVGAARAAQGVASTVLYYNDMLEYETGLPGVDYGRTEGVGVGFSFFSHSIYGGGGPGTFHGNHVVTRHAKGTAIPCASAAMCLDAGTQMFSVKRTSALIGIVYGTIDNLRNPIPNVAKVAGEIKDKI
- the mcrA gene encoding coenzyme-B sulfoethylthiotransferase subunit alpha, whose product is MEDKKFLEALNNKFKGEDQESDHTSFYCFGGWRQSERKREFNDTAEKLAKERNMPFYNPDIGVPLGQRQLMAYKISGTEDYVEGDDLHFCNNSAIQQLVDDIKRTIIVGMDTAHSVLQERLGVEVTPETINEYMENINHALPGGAVVQEHMVEVHPGLVDDCYAKIFTGNDDLADELDKRVLIDINKEFPEDQAEMLKKYVGNKTYQVSKVPTLVVRACDGGTVSRWSAMQIGMSFINAYKLCAGEAAIADFSYAAKHADVIGMAAFLPARRARGPNEPGGVAFGTLADIVQTSRISDDPAEITLEVIAAGAALYDQVWLGSYMSGGVGFTQYASATYTDDILDDFIYYGMDYVEDNYGMCQAELSMDTVRDISTEVTLYGLEQYELPTLLETHFGGSQRASVVSAAAGCSAAFATGNSNAGVNGWYLSMILHKEAHSRLGFYGYDLQDQAGAANSLSVRSDEGLIHELRGPNYPNYAMNVGHQPEYAGIAQAPHAARGDAFCTNPLIKIAFADNNNTFDFKHVRKEIARGALREFMPSGERDIIIPSR
- the mcrD gene encoding methyl-coenzyme M reductase operon protein D; protein product: MDESKQVNVIDIKIIPNRFLKPDTCEKILNEIYELEGNMRVLIHGPSLPKKVFYGPGKGHEVNHTDRKTIQVKGNDVDLRVMVGDIIITADISKFNEFMDKLQVILDENMPCDVTVLVGRFTRTKSTISDYLKYGESFENHIDKRYIGLVDSSARSSETVKVIK
- a CDS encoding PhzF family phenazine biosynthesis protein produces the protein MKQYVVDVFTNQIFKGNPAAVCILDEWINEEVMLNIAIENNLSETAFAVKNSNQYEIRWFTPGGEVDLCGHATLATAFVILNFYENTDEIYFKTIDNIQLSVKRRDTLYEMEFPAYDLKSVNITDEIINALGVKPNEIFKARDLLCVLDSPQSVIDFKPNLDKIEKLEGLLLHITAKGKEYDCVSRSFGPKLNIPEDPVCGSGHCHIVPY
- a CDS encoding F420-dependent methylenetetrahydromethanopterin dehydrogenase; its protein translation is MVVKIAIIKSGNIGTSPVIDLLLDERADRPNIDVRTFGSGAKMNPEQIEDVVPKIDAFEPDFAIFISPNPGAPGPAKARELLSEKDIPAIIVGDAPGKGKKDEMDEQGLGYIIVMSDPMIGAKREWLDPTEMAIFNSDILKVLAETGALRLVQKTIDAVIAQADAGEAIELPKLIVTAEKAAEAGGFANPYAKAKAIAAYEMAGSVANLDMKGCFMTKGFENFIPLVAAAHEIAACAAKLAQEAREIEKANDTVLRTPHMKEGNSGCKTDLISKPQ